One part of the Melospiza melodia melodia isolate bMelMel2 chromosome 3, bMelMel2.pri, whole genome shotgun sequence genome encodes these proteins:
- the PLEK gene encoding pleckstrin → MEREPMRIREGYLVKKGSMFNTWKPMWVVLLEDGIEFYKRKADNSPKGMIPLKGSSIHSPCQDFGKRMFVFKLTVAKQQDHFFQAAYLEERDAWVRDIKKAIHHIDGGQRFARKSTRRSIRLPETINLSALYLSMKDPEKGIKELKLEKDKRVFNHCFTGTCVIDWLVSSSSIRNRKEGLLLASSLLSEGYLQPAGDTSKAAAEGLSDTPFLDLSDAYYYFPDSGFFCEGYSSDDDVVLKEEFRGTIVKQGCLLKQGHRRKNWKVRKFILRDDPAYLHYYDPAGGEEPLGAIHLRGCVVTAVEDMPDTKKYDADNVLFEIITANEIHYYLQAASSTERTEWIKAIQSVSRTGK, encoded by the exons ATGGAGAGAGAGCCAATGCGCATAAGGGAGGGCTACTTGGTTAAGAAG GGCAGCATGTTTAATACCTGGAAGCCAATGTGGGTTGTGCTCTTAGAAGATGGAATTGAATTCTACAAGCGGAAGGCTGATAACAGTCCCAAAGGGATGATCCCACTAAAAGGAAGCTCTATTCACAGCCCATGCCAAGATTTTGGCAAAAGAATG TTTGTCTTCAAGCTTACTGTGGCCAAGCAGCAGGACCACTTTTTTCAAGCTGCCTACTTGGAGGAGAGAGATGCCTGGGTGCGAGATATCAAGAAAGCAATTCATCACATAGATGGAGGCCAAAGATTTGCCAGAAAATCCACAAGGAGGTCCATCAGATTGCCTGAAACAATCAATCTGAG TGCTTTGTATCTCTCAATGAAAGATCCTGAAAAGGGAATAAAGGAGTTGAAGCTGGAAAAAGATAAAAGAGTGTTTAATCACTGCTTTACAG GCACCTGTGTGATTGACTGGCTGGTGTCCAGCAGCTCCATCCGAAATCGCAAAGAAGGTCTCCTGCTTGCCTCTTCCCTCTTGAGTGAAGGCTACCTACAGCCTGCTGGGGACACatccaaggcagctgcagagggactgtcAGACACCCCCTTCCTGGATCTCAGTGATGCTTACTACTACTTT CCAGACAGTGGATTTTTCTGTGAGGGATATTCCAGTGATGATGATGTGGTCCTAAAAGAAGAATTCAGAGGCACAATTGTCAAACAAGGATGTTTGCTGAAACAG GGACATCGGAGGAAGAACTGGAAAGTGAGGAAGTTCATTTTAAGAGATGATCCTGCATATCTTCACTATTATGATCCTGCTGGA GGAGAAGAACCACTGGGAGCAATTCACTTGAGGGGCTGCGTGGTGACAGCAGTGGAAGATATGCCAGACA CCAAGAAGTATGATGCTGACAATGTCCTCTTTGAAATCATCACAGCAAATGAAATCCACTATTACTTGCAAGCAGCCTCATCCACAGAGCGTACAGAATGGATCAAAGCAATCCAGTCAGTTTCTAGGACTGGTAAATGA
- the FBXO48 gene encoding F-box only protein 48 has product MDAERAAGRDSAEGGRGGLGDFVSALPPEIISRIFSGLDVESLCHASVTCKVWHRVIDSNERLWRHHCLAMRAVCQREIDCDRGNGYSWKITLLRNYWKSKVKQEWLSGKYSNIPSQFSLPEKSMYPMDVDTWGEILEAELER; this is encoded by the exons ATGGACGCGGAGCGCGCTGCCGGCCGGGACAGCGccgagggaggaagaggaggactgGGTGACTTCGTGTCTGCCCTTCCTCCCGAGATCATCTCCCGGATTTTCAGTGGGCTGGATGTCGAGAGCTTGTGCCACGCGTCCGTGACGTGCAAGGTCTGGCACCGCGTCATCGACAGCAACGAGCGGCTGTGGCGGCACCACTGCCTGGCCATGCGCGCAGTCTGCCAGCGGGAGATCGACTGCGACCGAGGGAATGGCTATTCCTGGAAG ATTACATTGTTGAGAAACTACTGGAAAAGTAAAGTGAAGCAAGAATGGCTTAGTGGGAAATACAGCAACATTCCTTCACAGTTcagcttgccagagaaaagcatgTATCCAATGGATGTCGACACATGGGGAGAAATCTTGGAAGCAGAACTTGAGAGATGA
- the CNRIP1 gene encoding CB1 cannabinoid receptor-interacting protein 1 isoform X1, giving the protein MGDIPGLVKISVSLKIQPNDGAVYFKVDGQRFGQNRTIKLLTGAKYKIEVSLRPGTIQATTMGIGGVNVPLEEKSRDAQVASYTGIYDTEGVPHTKSGERQPIQVNMQFNDIGVFETVWQVKFYNYHKRDHCQWGNSFGSIEYECKPNETRSLMWINKETFH; this is encoded by the exons ATGGGCGACATCCCCGGCCTCGTGAAAATCAGCGTCTCCCTCAAAATCCAGCCCAACGACGGCGCCGTGTATTTCAAGGTGGACGGGCAGCGCTTCGGTCAGAACCGCACCATCAAGCTGCTGACCGGGGCCAAGTACAAGATCGAGGTGTCCCTCCGACCCGGCACCATCCAGGCCAC GACCATGGGCATCGGCGGTGTTAATGTCCCACTGGAAGAAAAATCCCGTGATGCACAAGTGGCCTCTTACACAGGGATCTATGACACTGAGGGGGTGCCCCATACCAAAAGTGGGGAGAGACAGCCCATCCAAGTCAACATGCAG TTTAATGACATTGGAGTTTTTGAGACAGTCTGGCAAGTCAAATTCTACAACTACCACAAACGGGATCATTGCCAGTGGGGAAACAGCTTTGGCAGTATTGAGTACGAATGCAAACCAAATGAAACACGCAGTCTCATGTGGATCAATAAAGAGACCTTCCACTGA